One window of the Diospyros lotus cultivar Yz01 chromosome 12, ASM1463336v1, whole genome shotgun sequence genome contains the following:
- the LOC127787208 gene encoding lysophospholipid acyltransferase 1-like — MVVPEMEPLAAAIGVSLPVLRFLFCFLATLPVSLIWHLVPGGPPAKHLYAAASGAFLSYLSFGVSSNLHFLILMLLGYASMLLFRPRCGIISFFLTFVYLIGCHVYYMSGDAWKEGGIDATGALMVIVLKIISCAMSYNDGLLKEEDMREAQKKNHLLKLPSLIEYIGYCLCCGCHFAGPVYEMRDYLEWTERKGIWARSEKGLPALPYGAIFRVLVQAAFCMGLYIFLVPQFPLSRFTEPVYHEWGFWKRLSYQYMSGFTARWKYYFVWSVSEAAVIICGLGFSGWTDSSPPKPRWDHAKNVDILGVELAKTAAHLPLSWNIQVSTWLRHYVYERLIQKGKKPGFFQLLATQTVSAIWHGLYPGYIIFFVQSALMIAGSRVIYRWQQAVPPNMVAMRNILVFLNFAHTVLVLNYSSVGFMVLSLHETLVAYGSVYFIGTIVPIVVILLGYVIKPARPSRSKAQKEQ; from the exons ATGGTGGTGCCGGAGATGGAACCGTTGGCGGCGGCGATCGGCGTTTCATTGCCGGTGCTCCGCTTCCTCTTCTGCTTCTTGGCCACGCTGCCTGTCAGCCTCATCTGGCATCTCGTCCCCGGCGGCCCTCCCGCCAAACACCTCTACGCTGCCGCCTCTGGTGCCTTCCTTTCTTATCTCTCCTTCGGCGTCTCCTCCAACCTCCACTTCCTCATTCTTATGCTCCTCGGCTACGCCTCAATGCTCCTCTTTCGTCCTCGATGCGGCATtatctccttcttcttgacaTTCGTTTACCTCATTGGCTG CCATGTATACTACATGAGTGGTGATGCTTGGAAGGAAGGAGGAATTGATGCTACTG GTGCCCTAATGGTGATAGTACTGAAGATTATTTCATGTGCTATGAGTTACAATGATGGTTTACTAAAGGAGGAGGACATGCGTGAGgcacaaaagaaaaatcatttgcTCAAGTTGCCCTCCTTAATTGAGTATATTGGTTACTGCCTCTGCTGTGGATGTCACTTTGCTGGACCAGTGTATGAAATGAGGGATTATCTTGAGTGGACAGAAAGGAAGGGG ATTTGGGCACGATCTGAGAAAGGATTGCCAGCATTGCCTTATGGGGCAATTTTCAGAGTTCTTGTCCAAGCTGCTTTCTGTATGGGGTTGTACATATTCCTGGTACCTCAATTTCCACTATCCCGGTTTACAGAACCTGTATACCATGAATGGGGTTTCTGGAAACGGTTGAGTTACCAGTACATGTCTGGCTTTACAGCACGTTGGAAGTATTATTTCGTCTGGTCAGTCTCAGAAGCTGCTGTTATTATTTGTGGCCTGGGTTTCAGTGGTTGGACAGATTCTTCTCCACCAAAACCAAGATGGGACCATGCAAAGAATGTTGATATTTTAGGTGTTGAGTTGGCAAAGACTGCAGCCCATTTACCACTTTCGTGGAACATACAAGTCAGCACTTGGCTACGTCATT ATGTTTACGAGAGACTTATTCAGAAGGGAAAGAAACCTGGTTTCTTTCAGTTGTTGGCAACACAGACTGTCAGCGCAATTTGGCAT GGTTTATATCCTGGATACATTATATTCTTTGTGCAGTCTGCACTGATGATTGCTGGTTCAAGAG TTATTTATAGATGGCAGCAAGCTGTTCCTCCTAATATGGTTGCAATGAGGAATATATTAGTATTCTTGAACTTTGCTCATACAGTTCTGGTGTTGAACTACTCCTCTGTTGGTTTCATG GTACTAAGCCTGCATGAAACACTTGTTGCATATGGAAGTGTGTACTTTATTGGAACCATCGTTCCCATAGTAGTTATCCTCCTTGGTTATGTGATTAAACCAGCAAGGCCGTCGAGGTCCAAAGCTCAGAAAGAACAGTGA